Genomic DNA from Campylobacter concisus:
CTTAGAAGAGCGCTTTATGAGCTAGTTGAAGATAAGATCGCTGATATGATCTTGAAAGATGAGCTTGAAAGTGGCGATGAGATCACCATCGATAGCGACGGCGAGAAGATCATCATTAAGAAAAAATAACTTCAAATTTACTTGGCAGGTTGGATCAACTTGCCAAGCTTTCATATAAAATTTATACAAAAAATATCTAGAAATAGAGCAGTTTAGCTATTTAAAAATATGACTAAACGCCTAGTAATTTAGCAAGAGCAAAATAAAATATAGCCGATGAGATAGCAGCTGCTGGAAGCGTGATGAGCCAAGCTAAGATGATAGGTCTTACCATTTTCCAGTTTGCGTTTTTATTTACGATGCCAATGCCCAAAACTGCGCCTATTAGGATATGCGTCGAGCTAACTGGTATGCCAAGCTTTGTAGCTAGAAGTATGACGATACTTGAGGCAAGCTCCGCACTAAAGCCAGTTGTCGGCAAAATTTCGGCTAGTTTTGAGCCTATAGTAGTGATCACCTCTTTGCCTAAAAACCAGAGTCCAACGACAAGCGAGATACCAAAGGTTACCATTGCGATACTAGGTATGGGCGAGCTTTCGTTTATAGAGCCAGTTTTTAGCACGTCAAGTACGGCTGCAAATGGTCCAACTGCATTTGCAATGTCGTTTGCGCCGTGTGAAAACGCAAAAGATGAAGCGGTAAAAATTTGAAACCATGAGAAAATTCTATTGATGCTCTTTTCACTATCGTTTTTACTCATGACGTTTATGATAGCAAGGCTTGCAAGATATGCTAGAGCTCCGATGACGAAGATGATCCAGACTGTTTGGATAATACTAAAGGCTAAATTTATATGCTCAAGCCCTTTAAAAAGCATCATCGACGAGATCACCATCGCGGCAAATCCAGCGATGATTGGGATGTGCTTTTTCATCGCTTTAAAAGTGTCTATCTCTTTTTCACCATCTTTCATGATGCGAATTTTTGAGCGATACTCGCTGTATTCAGTGGTTTCGATTTCGTCCTCGTCGATAACTGCGATCTTTGAAAGAGTAGCTATTTGCTCCTCGGCCGGCTTTGTTTTTAGTGCTTTTACAAAGCTTTCTTTATATGCTTTTCTCTCAGCCTTTAGCGCTTTTAGATTCATTTTAAGTTCATGTGTTGGCTCGATAATCTTACTTTTTACGTAGCCAAATATAATGTAAGACATCACGCCGCCAAGTAGTGGAGATATAACCCAACTTACGGCGATCCTGCCGATCTCGCTCCATGAGACCATGTTAAATGGTTCTGGATCTTTTATCATAAAGCCCATAGCAAGTCCTGCTCCAACTATGCCGCCAACGATCGAGTGAGTGGTCGAGACTGGCAGACCTTTTTTGGATGCGTAAAATAGCCAAAGGCCTGAGCTAAGAAGGGCTGAGATCATGATGATGACAAATTTCATCGGGTTTAGATCGCTTGGAAATTTCACGATCTCGTTTCTAATCGTATTTGTAACCTCTGATCCTGCAAATATCGCACCG
This window encodes:
- a CDS encoding inorganic phosphate transporter, with translation MLRDNLLAFVIFAICSVGFFVWGYQYIPTNNYFLFLIAGMFGLFMAFNIGGNDVANSFGTSVGAKTLTLKQALIIAAIFELSGAIFAGSEVTNTIRNEIVKFPSDLNPMKFVIIMISALLSSGLWLFYASKKGLPVSTTHSIVGGIVGAGLAMGFMIKDPEPFNMVSWSEIGRIAVSWVISPLLGGVMSYIIFGYVKSKIIEPTHELKMNLKALKAERKAYKESFVKALKTKPAEEQIATLSKIAVIDEDEIETTEYSEYRSKIRIMKDGEKEIDTFKAMKKHIPIIAGFAAMVISSMMLFKGLEHINLAFSIIQTVWIIFVIGALAYLASLAIINVMSKNDSEKSINRIFSWFQIFTASSFAFSHGANDIANAVGPFAAVLDVLKTGSINESSPIPSIAMVTFGISLVVGLWFLGKEVITTIGSKLAEILPTTGFSAELASSIVILLATKLGIPVSSTHILIGAVLGIGIVNKNANWKMVRPIILAWLITLPAAAISSAIFYFALAKLLGV